Genomic segment of Corynebacterium appendicis CIP 107643:
GACGCGGTCGCGATGTACGAGAACGATCCACAGGTGTCGTTGAACGCGGCGGCCGCTGATTTAGGGATCAACCGCTCCACGCTTCGCGTATGGGTTGATAAGTACGGAACTGGCACGAAACCCCAGTTTTCAGCGGGCTTACGTGCTGATCGTGCGAGGCAACTGACCGATGCTGAGAAGCTACGTCAGCTGCAACAGGAAAACGCCCGCCTGAAAGAAGAACGCGATATTTTGCGTAAGGCAGCCAAATATTTCATGGAAGAGACGAACTGGTGATCCGCTTCCGGTTCGTTGATGACCACCGCACCGATTACTCGGTCAAGCGGATGTGCACCGTACTCGGGTTAAACCGCAGCTCCTACTACAAATGGAAAGCTAGCAGCACCCAGCGGCACCGCAGACTGGTTGATGATGCCATACTCGGAGCCAAGGTGAAGGCCATCTTCGACGACAAGAAGCAGCTCTACGGCGCAAAACGCATTGCCGCCGAGCTGACTTTCAACGATGCGTACAGTAGCACCGGACCGGTCAACCATAAGCGCATCGCCCGGATTATGAGGAAGCTTCAGCTGCGCGGCTACACGAAAAAACGTAAGGTCACGACAACGCAGCGCGGGAGTCATCGCTTTATATTCGCTGACCTGGTCAAGCGTAACTTCACTGCGCCAGCTGCCAATAGGATCCTCGTCGGCGATATTACCTATCTGCCGATCGCAGACGGGTCGAATATGTATCTGGCTTCTGTGATTGACTGCTACTCGCGGATGCTCGTCGGCTTCGCGATCGCAGACCACATGCGCACCGACCTCGTCGAAGAAGCGCTCGAGCATGCTCGCCGTACCCGTGGCAGTCTCTCCGGGGCGATCTTCCACTCAGATCATGGCAGCGTGTATACCTCATCGCAGTTTCAGGCTGTCTGCCGAAGACTCAACGTCACCCAGTCGATGGGAGCAGTTGGCAGCAGCGCTGATAATTCACTCGCGGAGTCGTTTAACGCGGCGTTGAAACGAGAAGTGCTCAAAGACCAGAAAGTCTTTTCCAATCAGCTAGTCTGCCGGCGCGACGTCTTCGCATGGTGTGCGCGCTACAACACCACCCGAAGGCATTCCTGGTGCAAGTACCTCACACCCATTGAGTACGAATCTCACGCTTCCTAACAATGCGCTAGAGTAAAGCCAATAATTTCACCCCCACGGTGTCTACTTTCCGGGGGCCGGGCCCAAAACTCGTTGTCGATCTTGGCTTCAGCCAGCTCGCGGCGCAGGCGAACAATTTCTGCGCGAAGATCAGCCTCGCTCATCCCGTCGGATGACCCTCGGCGTTGCCGCTCGTTTTTCACCCACTTGCCTAGCAAGCCCGCGGAAACACCGATTTCCTTGGACACATGCGCGATAGGGCGAGCCGATTCGATCACCAATTTCGCCGCTTCACGCCGATACTCCGGCGTGAACGTCTTACGCGGTTGACTCACAATGAACATCCTCTCCTACGGACACACGATCCATACAAACAAGGTGTCCACTAAACGAGGTAACCTCAGGACCGTAAATCCATCACGCTGCTAGTTCTATCGAAAGGACAGATACACCACACCACCGGACTTGACCCTCCGCGTACCCAATAGGGCGATAACGCCACTTCAGGCGCCCCTACTAAAGCACGTCAAAGGGCCTATCTAATACCCCTGCTCCACATCGACTTCGGTGGGCATTTGGTTGCCGTCGGACAGCGCTTCCCAGTTCTTCAGGGTCAGCCCGGCGATGCGCCGCCTGCCGAAGCGGGGCGTGCTGGCGGTGTGCGGGGTGATCAGGCAGCGGTCCTGTTCCCACAACGGGTGGTCGGCTGGCAGCGGCTCAGGGTCGGTGACGTCCAGTGCCGCACCGGCAATCACGCCGTTGTCCAGTGCCGCGACGAGGTCGTCGGTGACCACGAGCGGGCCGCGCCCGACGTTCACCAGCACTGCGCTTTGCTTCATCTTGTTCAGCACTTTTTCGTCGACCTTGCCGCGCGTGGCGGCGGTCAGAGGGGCGAGCAGGACAACGACGTCTGCCCGTTCCCACACGCCGTCGGCCTCTGCCATTGGAAGCGTTTCATCGGCCCCGGCGACGGGTCGGCCGGACCGGTTCACGGCGATGATCTCCGGATTGAACGGGGCGAGGAATTCTATCAGCTTCGTGCCGATTCCGCCCGCGCCGATGATCGCCACCGTCATGTCCTCGACGAGATAACGCGATTCTGCCTCGATGGCCGCCTTCGTCGACCCGTCCGGGGTGACGCGCGCGAACTGGTGCAGCCCCGCGAGAATGAGGGCGAGGGTGGACTCGGCAACGGTGTCGTCGTAGAGCCCGGCGGCGTTCGCCCACCGCGTGCCGGTCCGCGCGAGGATCCCGGCGCTGTCGAGCGCGTCAATGCCCGCCCACGCGAACTGCACGAACTGGATGCTGTCCGGCAATGCTTCCGGAAAATCCTCCGCGCCGCCGTGGTAGATCAGCACGTCTGGGTTGTCGTCGATGTCGACATGCTGGTGGCCGTGGCCCTCCAGCTCGTCGACGGTGGAGGACCATGGAGTGGGCAGAATCGCGAACTTCATGCCTTAGAGCCTAGACGCGTAATTGGACAGATAGTCGGCGTGCACGACAGAGCGGCGCTGGTGCTCGGGGAGCTCGTCGGTGTGCTTGCCCAGCATGCCGGTGAGCTCTGCTGCGTCGTAACCGACGACGCCGCGGCCGATGGCCTGGCCGTCGGGGCCGAGGATCTCCACGATGTCGCCGGCGTGGAAGTCACCGTCCACACCCGTGATGCCGACAGCGAGCAGCGAGGTGCCGCCGCGGGTGACGGCCTCGACAGCGCCGGCGTCGAGGCGCAGCACGCCTTCGGCGTCGGCAGCGTAGAGCACCCAGAATTTCCACGCGGAGAGCTGGGACTCGGGGCGGGTGTGGAAGACGGTGCCGACAGACGCGTCGCCGAGCGCGTCCTCGATATTCTGCGCGGACGTCAACAGCACGGGCACGCCGCCGCGGGTGGCCAGGCGGGCGGCCGAGACCTTGGAGGC
This window contains:
- a CDS encoding IS3-like element IS3502 family transposase (programmed frameshift) is translated as MPRKVYSDQFKRDAVAMYENDPQVSLNAAAADLGINRSTLRVWVDKYGTGTKPQFSAGLRADRARQLTDAEKLRQLQQENARLKEERDILRKAAKYFHGRDELVIRFRFVDDHRTDYSVKRMCTVLGLNRSSYYKWKASSTQRHRRLVDDAILGAKVKAIFDDKKQLYGAKRIAAELTFNDAYSSTGPVNHKRIARIMRKLQLRGYTKKRKVTTTQRGSHRFIFADLVKRNFTAPAANRILVGDITYLPIADGSNMYLASVIDCYSRMLVGFAIADHMRTDLVEEALEHARRTRGSLSGAIFHSDHGSVYTSSQFQAVCRRLNVTQSMGAVGSSADNSLAESFNAALKREVLKDQKVFSNQLVCRRDVFAWCARYNTTRRHSWCKYLTPIEYESHAS
- a CDS encoding transposase, with the protein product MFIVSQPRKTFTPEYRREAAKLVIESARPIAHVSKEIGVSAGLLGKWVKNERQRRGSSDGMSEADLRAEIVRLRRELAEAKIDNEFWARPPESRHRGGEIIGFTLAHC
- a CDS encoding D-isomer specific 2-hydroxyacid dehydrogenase family protein — encoded protein: MKFAILPTPWSSTVDELEGHGHQHVDIDDNPDVLIYHGGAEDFPEALPDSIQFVQFAWAGIDALDSAGILARTGTRWANAAGLYDDTVAESTLALILAGLHQFARVTPDGSTKAAIEAESRYLVEDMTVAIIGAGGIGTKLIEFLAPFNPEIIAVNRSGRPVAGADETLPMAEADGVWERADVVVLLAPLTAATRGKVDEKVLNKMKQSAVLVNVGRGPLVVTDDLVAALDNGVIAGAALDVTDPEPLPADHPLWEQDRCLITPHTASTPRFGRRRIAGLTLKNWEALSDGNQMPTEVDVEQGY